In Flavobacterium sp. N1736, the following are encoded in one genomic region:
- a CDS encoding glycoside hydrolase family 55 protein yields MIRQAIIICCSLFVNSITMAQELPKILQSKTNYLPDFSYAGYHFGESQIPEFQGKIINATDFGVKANDGLDDSKALLKAIKAATETEGNVILQLPAGKIILSAVLYIERSNFVLRGTGSGENGTEIYCPRPMMYLKDPESLAELREYLTTFDKRQREPENNVDLSFSQYAWSGGFIWTQIPGERVKSYLDKYEPTPNPLAKVSSGNMGEHIINVSDVKGLKAGDIVELQLFNKDGENGEIIQDLYKGAKVKPGSHHWKFPMLPIIRQQVEITKISGSKITIKTPLTISIKPSYQAQLVEWKHLNEVGIEHIRFTFPDIPRVAHHVEPGNNAIFLTRVFNSWVKDVTITNADSGILGEEISNVTIQDIVTDGNHMAHYTVTLGGVHNVLVKNLKIYNKAVHPLSFNTFATKNVYQNCEIFADALLDQHSGANHQNLFDHITVHISPDKNNSYYLFGGGGADYWKPSHGPFSTFWNLNVQVENPSEITKPVLLYGMKDGPFARIIGVNGNAKFEVKYEPDAYIEFLNTSLDKVPSLYDYQLNKRLKK; encoded by the coding sequence ATGATTCGTCAAGCCATTATTATCTGTTGCAGCCTTTTTGTAAATAGTATTACAATGGCTCAGGAATTGCCTAAAATTCTACAATCAAAAACCAATTATTTACCTGATTTTAGCTACGCGGGTTATCACTTCGGCGAAAGCCAGATTCCTGAATTTCAAGGGAAAATTATTAATGCCACAGATTTTGGTGTAAAAGCAAATGACGGTTTAGATGATTCTAAAGCTTTATTGAAAGCCATAAAAGCCGCCACGGAAACCGAAGGAAATGTAATTTTGCAATTGCCTGCCGGAAAAATTATTCTGAGTGCTGTTTTATATATCGAAAGAAGCAATTTTGTGCTTCGCGGTACAGGTTCCGGCGAAAACGGAACTGAGATTTATTGCCCGCGACCGATGATGTATTTAAAAGATCCTGAATCGCTGGCAGAACTTCGCGAATATTTAACCACTTTTGATAAAAGACAACGCGAACCTGAAAACAATGTCGATTTGTCTTTTTCGCAATATGCATGGTCGGGAGGATTTATCTGGACACAAATTCCCGGCGAACGTGTAAAATCATATCTCGATAAATACGAACCTACTCCAAATCCTTTGGCGAAAGTAAGTTCCGGAAATATGGGCGAACATATTATAAATGTTTCTGATGTAAAAGGTTTGAAAGCTGGTGATATTGTCGAACTTCAATTGTTTAATAAAGATGGCGAAAACGGCGAAATCATTCAGGATCTTTATAAAGGCGCAAAAGTAAAGCCGGGTTCTCATCATTGGAAATTTCCAATGCTTCCAATTATAAGACAACAAGTTGAAATTACTAAAATTTCAGGCTCTAAAATCACCATAAAAACGCCTTTGACAATTTCGATAAAACCAAGTTATCAGGCGCAATTGGTCGAATGGAAACATCTAAACGAAGTTGGCATCGAACATATTCGGTTTACTTTTCCTGATATTCCAAGAGTTGCGCATCATGTAGAACCGGGAAATAATGCTATATTTTTAACGCGTGTTTTTAATAGTTGGGTAAAAGATGTCACGATCACAAATGCCGACAGCGGAATTTTAGGTGAAGAAATTTCAAACGTTACGATTCAGGATATTGTAACCGATGGAAATCATATGGCGCATTATACCGTTACTTTAGGCGGCGTTCATAATGTTTTGGTGAAGAATTTAAAAATTTATAATAAAGCTGTTCATCCGTTAAGTTTCAACACTTTTGCGACTAAAAACGTGTATCAAAACTGTGAAATTTTTGCCGATGCGCTTTTAGATCAGCATTCTGGAGCAAATCATCAAAATTTATTTGATCATATTACCGTGCATATTTCACCGGACAAAAACAATAGTTATTATTTGTTTGGCGGCGGCGGTGCCGATTATTGGAAACCTTCACACGGACCTTTCAGCACGTTTTGGAATTTGAATGTTCAGGTCGAAAACCCTTCTGAAATAACGAAACCGGTTTTGCTTTACGGCATGAAAGATGGACCGTTTGCAAGAATTATTGGTGTAAATGGCAACGCTAAATTCGAAGTAAAATACGAACCTGACGCTTATATTGAATTTTTAAATACGTCGTTGGACAAAGTGCCTTCGCTGTATGATTATCAATTAAATAAGCGCTTGAAGAAATAA
- a CDS encoding two-component regulator propeller domain-containing protein, whose protein sequence is MKYKIAFLVLLFISGNMFSQNKYRLKNISTTDGLSQSSVIAIHQDKFGQMWFGTRDGLNKYDGSRFTIFRNDVTNKSSISNNDILAIEEDDSGQLWVGTYNGLNCYNPVTNTFTRYLHTKNNHTISSNAIWSIKKIGGEMWFGTSKGLTIYNRKTSQFTSVFNSETDNSTLPSNNILSILKTKKGEIWIGTTKGLCLLTSRKNGKFIFKNYPLNNTDLLNVQALAEDKQGNLWIGTKNVGLLKFDTSANKFVSFLSPEKYRQINTDIRALAIDNNGSLWIGAYDGIYILGEDKSIHEINNSNNSNGIDKVKSVYMDKKGSVWIGCYYKGVNIWDVSNVNFSNYNQNSKKIPMSFDVVSSIIADKNQNVYFGTEGGGITIYNTKNETTSYINSKSGQTTKNDIKSMCLDKDHVLWLGTFSKGISAYNTISKRIEDYRISSELNDLLKETGVYSIKTEGNGILWIGTFSKGLIRYNTLSKTFQIIGNDNTKPNFLTNNIIRTILVDRQKRLWVGSQNGLNLISLQNFNPNKYAIKHFFFDSAALSGDDILTLFQDSQNKIWVGTKAKGLHYFDGKKFNRINLKIGNTVITSIHSILEDDDKNLWISTNQGIIKYSTTRKTVIIYDQKDGLASNEFNDNAALKLDSNKFYFGSPSGATYFDARKISLNQYAPQVLITDLKIKNETVHANDSTEILEESIGYTKTITLDYDKANFSINFAIPNYIRSKNNQYSYRLTGLENNWTTTKNPEAIYAIQNPGTYVFEVRGANNDGVWNRVPTTLTVVVKPAPWRSIWAFLLYGIVIGLGLYGLIWIMKSKARLKQKLELEYLETKRIEENNRAKLDFFTNISHEFRTPLTLILGPLQQILADYNGTNEMYKKLLVIEGSANHLLSLINRLMDFRKLENHQVTLESANGNIVKFTREIFLSFIEYAKDGGYDYTFESSNEEILVYFDRYKLERVFYNLISNAFRYTPKGGTINIKINHDHENLFIAVEDSGPGIADEHIDKIFDLFFEVPLHNNVQKNYNKGTGIGLSIVKNIVKLHKGSIDVANKKTGGVVFKVTLPLGRAHLLDSEIIEDFKISDDIAQYSAQLETQEITEHEDIDDFVVDGEKQTILLVEDHKVLRTFMKNLLKKEYNIIEAENGKVAFEKAQQHVPNLIISDVIMPEMVGTELCSKIKENLKTSHIPVILLTSRSSLVYKFEGLESGADDYISKPFNLMEFKLRVKNLLNSTERLKNKFASEDNFVPSEITVSSLDEELLKKAFKIVEENISNEQFDIPFFCAELGVSRTMLFLKIKAWTNYTPNEFIHEIRLKRAAQLLEQNKLNVSEVSYKVGFNNPKYFSKCFQKRYGETPTQFADKFSKSASVI, encoded by the coding sequence ATGAAATACAAAATAGCTTTTCTGGTTTTACTGTTTATTTCCGGGAATATGTTTTCCCAAAATAAATATCGTCTTAAAAATATCTCGACAACTGACGGGCTTTCGCAGAGTTCGGTTATTGCGATTCATCAGGATAAATTTGGGCAAATGTGGTTTGGTACACGCGACGGTCTTAATAAATACGACGGAAGCCGATTTACTATTTTTAGAAACGATGTAACGAATAAATCATCTATTAGCAACAACGATATTCTGGCTATTGAAGAAGATGATTCGGGACAATTATGGGTTGGAACTTACAACGGACTGAATTGCTATAATCCTGTTACGAACACATTTACAAGATATTTACATACCAAAAACAATCATACGATAAGCAGTAACGCCATTTGGTCGATCAAAAAAATTGGCGGCGAAATGTGGTTTGGAACTTCAAAAGGTTTGACGATTTATAATAGAAAAACAAGTCAGTTTACGTCTGTTTTTAATTCAGAAACAGATAATTCGACCTTGCCAAGCAATAATATTCTGAGTATTTTAAAAACCAAAAAAGGAGAAATCTGGATTGGAACTACGAAAGGTTTGTGTTTGCTGACGAGTAGAAAAAACGGAAAATTCATTTTTAAAAATTATCCTTTAAACAATACCGATTTACTGAATGTTCAGGCTCTTGCCGAAGATAAACAAGGTAATTTATGGATTGGAACAAAAAACGTTGGTCTTTTAAAATTTGATACTTCAGCGAACAAATTTGTTTCTTTTTTATCTCCCGAAAAATACCGCCAAATTAATACGGATATTCGTGCTTTGGCCATTGATAATAACGGTTCGTTGTGGATTGGCGCATACGACGGAATCTACATTTTAGGCGAAGATAAAAGCATTCATGAAATAAATAACAGTAATAACAGCAACGGAATCGATAAGGTGAAATCGGTTTATATGGATAAAAAAGGTTCTGTCTGGATTGGCTGTTATTATAAAGGTGTGAATATTTGGGATGTTTCAAACGTGAATTTCTCCAATTATAATCAGAATTCGAAAAAGATTCCGATGAGTTTTGATGTCGTAAGTTCGATTATTGCTGATAAAAATCAGAATGTTTATTTTGGAACTGAAGGCGGCGGAATCACGATTTACAATACAAAAAACGAAACTACGAGTTACATTAACAGCAAAAGTGGTCAGACGACTAAAAACGACATTAAATCGATGTGTCTCGACAAAGATCATGTTTTGTGGCTGGGCACTTTTTCTAAGGGAATTTCGGCTTATAACACGATTTCTAAACGAATTGAAGACTATAGAATTTCATCGGAACTAAATGATTTACTGAAAGAAACCGGCGTTTATTCGATTAAAACAGAAGGAAACGGCATTTTATGGATTGGTACTTTTAGCAAAGGATTAATCAGGTACAATACGCTTTCTAAAACTTTTCAGATTATTGGAAACGACAATACAAAACCCAATTTTTTAACCAATAATATCATTCGTACAATTCTTGTCGATAGACAAAAACGTCTTTGGGTTGGTTCGCAAAATGGTTTGAATCTTATTTCGTTACAAAATTTCAACCCGAATAAATATGCGATAAAACATTTCTTTTTTGATAGTGCCGCTTTGTCCGGCGATGATATTTTGACATTGTTTCAGGATTCTCAAAACAAAATATGGGTGGGAACAAAAGCAAAAGGACTGCATTATTTTGATGGGAAAAAATTCAACAGAATAAACCTGAAAATAGGAAATACAGTTATCACATCAATCCATTCTATTTTGGAAGATGATGATAAAAACCTTTGGATTAGTACCAATCAGGGTATTATAAAATACAGCACAACCCGAAAAACGGTTATCATTTACGATCAAAAAGATGGTTTGGCGAGCAATGAATTTAATGACAATGCGGCTTTAAAACTTGATTCGAACAAATTTTATTTCGGAAGTCCGTCCGGAGCGACTTATTTTGATGCCCGAAAAATTTCCTTAAATCAATATGCGCCTCAGGTTTTAATTACAGATTTGAAAATCAAAAACGAGACGGTTCATGCCAACGATTCTACAGAAATTTTAGAAGAAAGTATTGGTTATACCAAAACAATAACGCTGGATTACGACAAGGCAAATTTCTCCATTAATTTTGCGATTCCAAACTACATTCGGTCAAAAAACAATCAATACAGTTATCGTTTAACGGGGCTTGAAAATAACTGGACAACGACTAAAAATCCGGAAGCGATTTATGCAATTCAAAATCCGGGAACGTATGTTTTTGAAGTACGCGGCGCCAATAACGACGGAGTTTGGAACAGAGTTCCAACTACTTTAACTGTTGTTGTAAAACCGGCTCCGTGGCGCAGTATCTGGGCATTTTTATTGTACGGAATTGTAATTGGTCTGGGATTATATGGTTTAATCTGGATTATGAAATCGAAAGCCAGATTGAAACAAAAACTGGAACTGGAGTATCTGGAAACCAAACGTATTGAAGAAAATAACCGTGCAAAACTGGATTTCTTTACTAATATTTCGCACGAATTCAGAACGCCGCTGACTTTGATTTTAGGACCATTACAGCAAATTTTAGCCGATTATAACGGTACAAATGAAATGTACAAAAAGCTGTTGGTTATTGAAGGAAGCGCGAATCATCTTCTAAGTTTAATTAACCGCTTGATGGATTTTAGAAAACTTGAAAATCATCAGGTTACATTAGAATCTGCAAACGGAAATATTGTAAAATTTACCAGAGAAATCTTTTTATCCTTTATAGAATATGCGAAAGACGGCGGTTACGACTATACTTTTGAATCATCAAATGAGGAAATTCTGGTGTATTTTGACCGTTATAAACTCGAACGTGTGTTTTATAATTTAATCTCGAATGCATTTCGTTACACACCAAAAGGCGGTACTATTAATATTAAAATCAATCATGATCACGAGAATTTATTTATCGCCGTCGAAGATTCCGGACCCGGAATTGCCGATGAACATATTGACAAAATTTTTGATTTATTTTTTGAAGTTCCGTTGCATAATAACGTTCAGAAAAATTATAATAAAGGAACTGGAATTGGTTTGTCTATCGTAAAAAACATTGTCAAATTGCATAAAGGAAGTATCGATGTAGCAAATAAAAAAACAGGCGGAGTTGTTTTTAAAGTTACGCTTCCGTTAGGTCGGGCGCATTTACTAGACAGTGAAATTATCGAAGATTTTAAAATCAGCGATGATATTGCCCAATATTCCGCACAACTCGAAACGCAGGAAATTACAGAACATGAAGATATTGACGATTTTGTAGTCGATGGCGAAAAACAAACTATTCTGTTAGTCGAAGATCATAAGGTTCTGCGAACTTTTATGAAAAATTTACTCAAAAAAGAATACAATATTATTGAAGCCGAAAACGGAAAAGTGGCTTTTGAAAAAGCACAGCAACATGTTCCTAATTTAATTATCAGCGATGTAATTATGCCCGAAATGGTGGGAACTGAATTGTGTTCTAAAATAAAAGAAAACCTAAAAACGAGTCATATTCCGGTTATTCTGCTCACATCGAGATCATCATTAGTTTATAAATTTGAAGGTTTAGAAAGCGGCGCTGATGATTATATCAGTAAACCGTTTAATTTAATGGAATTTAAACTTCGTGTTAAAAACCTTTTGAATTCAACCGAAAGACTCAAAAACAAATTTGCCAGCGAAGACAATTTTGTTCCGTCAGAAATTACGGTTTCATCTCTGGATGAAGAATTATTGAAAAAAGCATTCAAGATTGTTGAAGAAAACATTTCGAACGAGCAATTTGATATTCCGTTTTTCTGTGCAGAATTAGGCGTAAGCCGCACCATGTTGTTTTTAAAAATAAAAGCGTGGACAAATTATACGCCAAACGAATTTATTCATGAAATACGTTTAAAACGTGCTGCTCAATTATTGGAACAAAATAAACTGAATGTTTCAGAAGTGAGTTATAAAGTTGGTTTTAATAATCCGAAATATTTCAGCAAATGCTTCCAGAAAAGATATGGAGAAACTCCGACACAATTTGCTGATAAATTTTCCAAATCTGCAAGTGTAATTTAG
- a CDS encoding SusC/RagA family TonB-linked outer membrane protein encodes MFTNLKIKSLKWCFPVLFLLANIMMNAQEKKITGKVTSSEDLLGLPGANVYVKGSSVGGSADMDGNYSVFVSEKNAVLVFNFVGYQTVEIPVGNKTVINVSLKPDTKNLDEVIVVGYGTRKKSDITGSVSSVTAKELTAYPLLNAEQALQGRAAGVSVQSNNGGEPGAPVKIRVRGGTSINASGDALVVVDGFAGVSMPAPQDIASIEVLKDASATAIYGSRGSNGVIMVTTKKGKPGKPVIEFSNSTSVQSVNNKLDLLDAQQFVAYRKSFTTHTDGGANTDWQDVIYREGLVSNTSLSFSGGSENVRYYVSGNYFNQNGVVINSGIDKYTIVSNLEADLSDRFKVGLNLFQSKQNKEGIISQTGAGGTGAAGVIAAAYRFMPDKGIYNADGSYTSTAPIGDDIDNPYATAMENVLETVSIVNRSNFFAQYKITKDLDFKTTLGLTDNNSQTGRFIPSTLIAGKNIKGEASVNNTRFSSFLTENYLTYKKEIIDKGILTVLGGYSYQKNKNEGSFAASRGFLTNTNSYHNLGAGTVFLKPTSDLSETELISAFGRLNFDYDDKYLFTFTARRDGSSSFSKNYKYGTFPSGAVGWNIGKENFLKDNKTISNLKLRASYGATGNPSIGAYSTLSRFSEIYDVSGDVIVNAVQLTSLDNPNLKWETSYQQDYGIDLGLFDNRINITADYYKTITKDLLFNRPLPGVSGIASQLQNVGELENKGWELGINSKNFIGADFTWSTSFNISSNKNKMLKLADNKDLIINSTPGHFLATDSQILRVGQPVGAFYGFIYDGVIQQGETVLPGNFETTPGGEKFKDYNGDGKLDSNDKTIIGNPNPDFIFGLNNDFNYKNIDLNIFFQGSEGNQILNYTLMELASGNNNATTEVLDAWTPTHTDTDVPINAARTKRVTSRFVYDGSYIRLKNVSIGYSLDEKVVSKIGLSKVRFYISAQNLWTITDYPGSDPEGNYLNDTNARSNTNLGLEYGSYPNVRTFTFGFNLKF; translated from the coding sequence ATGTTTACAAACCTCAAAATTAAATCGCTTAAATGGTGTTTTCCGGTGCTTTTTTTACTGGCAAATATCATGATGAATGCACAGGAGAAAAAAATTACGGGTAAAGTTACTTCCAGCGAAGATTTACTCGGGCTTCCGGGTGCTAATGTGTATGTCAAAGGATCTTCTGTTGGAGGATCTGCGGATATGGATGGAAATTATAGTGTTTTTGTTTCAGAGAAAAATGCTGTTTTGGTCTTCAACTTTGTTGGCTATCAAACCGTAGAAATTCCTGTAGGTAATAAAACAGTAATCAATGTAAGTTTAAAACCAGATACCAAAAATCTTGACGAGGTAATCGTGGTTGGTTACGGTACTCGTAAAAAAAGCGACATTACCGGTTCTGTATCTTCGGTTACGGCAAAAGAATTAACTGCTTATCCTTTATTAAATGCAGAACAGGCTTTACAAGGTCGTGCAGCGGGGGTTTCGGTACAATCGAATAATGGTGGTGAACCGGGCGCACCTGTAAAAATCAGGGTTCGTGGCGGTACATCGATCAATGCCAGCGGTGATGCACTTGTTGTAGTCGATGGTTTTGCGGGAGTTTCTATGCCGGCGCCTCAGGATATTGCTTCTATCGAGGTTTTAAAAGATGCATCTGCAACGGCAATTTACGGTTCAAGAGGTTCAAACGGGGTTATTATGGTTACGACCAAAAAAGGAAAACCGGGAAAACCTGTTATCGAATTCAGCAATTCTACATCAGTACAATCTGTAAATAACAAACTGGATTTATTAGATGCACAGCAATTTGTGGCGTACAGAAAAAGTTTTACAACACATACAGATGGCGGCGCAAACACAGATTGGCAAGATGTTATTTATCGTGAAGGATTGGTTTCGAATACATCACTTTCGTTTTCGGGCGGATCTGAAAACGTGAGATATTATGTTTCCGGAAACTACTTTAACCAAAACGGGGTTGTAATTAATTCAGGAATAGATAAATACACGATTGTAAGTAATCTTGAAGCTGATTTATCAGATCGTTTTAAAGTGGGTTTGAATTTATTTCAAAGCAAACAAAATAAAGAAGGAATTATTAGCCAGACTGGCGCCGGAGGAACTGGTGCTGCGGGTGTAATTGCTGCTGCATATCGTTTTATGCCTGATAAAGGAATTTATAATGCTGACGGATCTTATACATCAACGGCGCCAATTGGCGATGATATTGATAATCCATACGCAACTGCAATGGAAAATGTTTTAGAAACCGTTTCTATTGTAAACAGATCGAATTTCTTTGCGCAATATAAAATCACAAAAGATCTTGACTTTAAAACTACGTTAGGATTAACAGATAATAATTCGCAAACCGGAAGATTTATTCCGTCAACTTTAATTGCAGGAAAAAATATTAAAGGAGAAGCTTCTGTAAACAATACAAGATTTTCTTCGTTCCTGACGGAAAATTATCTTACGTATAAAAAAGAAATTATCGACAAAGGAATCCTGACGGTTCTTGGTGGTTATTCGTATCAAAAAAATAAAAACGAAGGTTCGTTTGCCGCTTCAAGAGGATTTTTGACTAATACAAATTCGTATCACAATTTAGGTGCGGGAACTGTTTTCTTAAAACCGACTTCTGATTTATCTGAAACGGAATTGATTTCTGCTTTCGGAAGGTTGAATTTTGATTATGACGACAAATATTTATTTACGTTTACAGCGCGTCGTGACGGTTCGTCAAGTTTTAGTAAAAACTACAAATACGGAACTTTTCCTTCCGGTGCTGTGGGCTGGAATATCGGTAAAGAGAATTTTTTAAAGGATAATAAAACCATTTCAAACCTTAAATTAAGAGCGAGTTATGGTGCAACCGGAAATCCGTCAATTGGCGCCTACTCTACTCTTTCGAGGTTTTCTGAAATTTATGATGTAAGCGGTGACGTTATTGTAAACGCGGTTCAGCTGACTTCTTTGGATAATCCGAATTTAAAATGGGAAACATCTTATCAACAGGATTACGGAATTGATTTGGGTTTATTTGATAACAGAATCAATATTACGGCAGATTATTATAAAACAATTACGAAAGATTTATTGTTTAACAGACCTTTGCCGGGCGTTTCCGGAATTGCTTCTCAACTTCAAAACGTTGGTGAATTAGAAAACAAAGGCTGGGAATTGGGCATAAATTCTAAAAACTTTATTGGTGCCGATTTTACGTGGTCTACAAGTTTTAATATTTCTTCGAACAAGAACAAAATGTTGAAATTAGCAGATAATAAAGATCTTATTATCAACTCTACTCCAGGACATTTTCTTGCAACAGATTCTCAAATTTTAAGAGTTGGTCAGCCGGTTGGTGCATTCTACGGCTTTATTTATGATGGTGTAATTCAACAAGGTGAAACTGTGCTTCCGGGAAATTTTGAAACGACTCCGGGTGGAGAAAAATTCAAAGATTATAATGGTGACGGAAAACTGGATTCTAACGATAAAACGATTATCGGAAATCCAAATCCTGATTTTATCTTCGGTTTAAACAATGATTTCAATTATAAAAATATTGATCTGAATATCTTTTTTCAAGGTTCAGAAGGAAATCAAATCTTAAATTATACGTTGATGGAACTGGCTTCTGGAAACAATAATGCAACTACTGAAGTTTTAGATGCCTGGACGCCAACGCACACAGATACAGATGTGCCAATTAATGCGGCAAGAACTAAAAGGGTTACTTCGAGATTTGTGTATGATGGAAGTTATATTCGTTTAAAAAATGTTTCTATAGGATATAGTTTAGATGAAAAAGTGGTGTCTAAAATTGGTTTGAGCAAAGTTCGTTTCTACATCAGCGCGCAAAACCTTTGGACCATTACAGATTATCCAGGTTCTGATCCTGAAGGAAATTATCTAAACGATACGAACGCAAGAAGTAACACCAACTTAGGATTAGAATATGGAAGTTACCCAAATGTGAGAACATTTACTTTCGGTTTTAATTTAAAATTTTAG
- a CDS encoding RagB/SusD family nutrient uptake outer membrane protein, with the protein MKKYIAFLFLGIFAFGCSDLEEHPVGVIRPDNFFNNTDDLQAAVNGAFANIAHNNYWGREFTIALMLRDDMADIGDRTTQAARIDVNDMNMNDTNALVANFWPQSYIIITAANQAIEGAKKTPGDPAKVNAIVAQAYFARAFAYYHLVRIFGDIPYVDFVVNDVSQVNSLSRMKEADVYPKIIADLEFAKQWLEDKPKVKAVPGKGTAAGYLASVYLTLGNYQKAYDEAKYVISNEAKFGLGLDADFQDLFNATKAATLKEPLFTIDFNNLVSGNYGQDYTAFFTGSLKDDSYSYGQGFSVAVPSLKVFNTWDQRDYRRAVSFDTIIRKKTGPGGALQIYPSSDNEKAPRPHIAKYYRFPGKAGANGRTSQHNYITMRYAEVLLTAAEALNEITPGTTEADGYVNRVRARARNKAGKQVSFPANVTPGLSQADFRKMVIDERRLELAFEYIRWYDIKRLKNGPEVFGPNGLEPHANFDPNKDYLWPLPGTELAINPNLKPNNPGY; encoded by the coding sequence ATGAAAAAATATATAGCCTTTCTTTTCTTGGGAATATTCGCTTTTGGATGTTCTGATCTTGAAGAACATCCGGTGGGAGTTATCCGCCCTGACAACTTTTTTAACAATACAGATGACTTGCAAGCCGCTGTAAACGGAGCTTTTGCCAACATTGCCCACAATAATTATTGGGGACGTGAATTTACAATTGCTTTAATGCTTCGCGACGATATGGCAGATATTGGCGACAGAACCACTCAGGCTGCGCGTATCGATGTTAATGATATGAATATGAATGATACCAACGCACTTGTAGCTAACTTTTGGCCACAATCGTATATCATTATTACAGCTGCAAATCAGGCGATTGAAGGTGCTAAAAAAACGCCCGGAGATCCTGCAAAAGTAAACGCAATTGTGGCTCAGGCTTATTTTGCAAGAGCATTTGCGTATTATCATTTGGTTCGAATTTTTGGAGATATTCCGTATGTTGACTTTGTGGTTAACGATGTTTCGCAGGTAAATTCTTTAAGCAGAATGAAAGAAGCAGACGTTTACCCAAAAATTATTGCCGATTTGGAATTTGCAAAACAATGGCTGGAAGACAAACCAAAAGTAAAAGCTGTTCCCGGAAAAGGTACTGCGGCAGGTTATTTGGCATCGGTTTATTTGACTTTAGGAAACTACCAAAAAGCCTATGATGAAGCGAAATATGTGATTTCAAATGAAGCGAAATTTGGTTTAGGTTTAGATGCTGATTTTCAGGATTTATTTAACGCTACAAAAGCGGCGACATTAAAAGAACCTTTGTTTACAATTGATTTTAATAACTTAGTATCAGGAAATTACGGTCAGGATTATACAGCGTTTTTTACAGGTTCATTAAAAGATGACAGTTATAGTTACGGTCAGGGATTTTCTGTTGCAGTTCCGTCTTTAAAAGTTTTTAATACCTGGGATCAAAGGGATTACAGACGTGCAGTAAGTTTTGATACTATTATCAGAAAGAAAACCGGTCCGGGCGGAGCTTTGCAGATTTATCCATCAAGCGATAACGAAAAAGCGCCACGTCCGCATATTGCAAAATATTATCGTTTTCCCGGAAAAGCCGGAGCAAACGGAAGAACTTCGCAACACAATTATATCACAATGCGTTACGCAGAAGTTCTATTGACAGCTGCCGAAGCTTTAAACGAGATCACGCCGGGAACTACAGAAGCTGATGGTTATGTAAACCGTGTTCGTGCCAGAGCGAGAAATAAAGCCGGAAAACAGGTTTCGTTTCCTGCAAATGTAACTCCGGGGCTTTCTCAGGCTGATTTTAGAAAAATGGTTATTGATGAAAGAAGACTGGAACTGGCGTTTGAATACATCAGATGGTATGATATCAAGCGACTGAAAAATGGTCCTGAAGTATTTGGCCCGAACGGATTGGAGCCTCACGCAAATTTTGATCCGAACAAAGATTATTTGTGGCCGTTACCGGGAACTGAATTAGCGATTAACCCTAATTTAAAACCGAATAATCCCGGTTATTAA